The following are encoded together in the Streptomyces rapamycinicus NRRL 5491 genome:
- a CDS encoding serine hydrolase domain-containing protein codes for MESLRMIENWPVPAAAAAVVRADGALAGSYGPTGHRFPLASVTKPLAAYAALVAVEEGAVELDEPAGPEGSTVRHLLAHTSGLAFDEHRSVAAPGNRRLYSNAGFEVLGDHIAKATDIPFPEYLRQAVLQPLGMVATDLPGSPAKDGVSTVDDLVRFAAELQAPRLLAAGTLAGATSVVHPGLTGVLPGYGHQRPNDWGLGFEIRDGKSPHWTGASSSPRTFGHFGQSGTFLWVDPDAGAACVALTDRAFGPWAIEAWPTFTDAVLAELG; via the coding sequence ATGGAGAGCCTGCGGATGATCGAGAACTGGCCGGTTCCGGCGGCGGCGGCCGCCGTCGTGCGCGCGGACGGCGCCCTGGCGGGATCGTACGGCCCGACCGGCCATCGGTTCCCCCTCGCCTCGGTCACCAAGCCGCTCGCCGCCTACGCCGCGCTGGTCGCCGTCGAGGAGGGTGCGGTGGAGCTGGACGAGCCGGCCGGGCCCGAGGGCTCCACGGTGCGCCATCTGCTGGCGCACACCTCCGGGCTCGCCTTCGACGAGCACCGCTCGGTCGCCGCGCCGGGAAACCGCCGGCTCTACTCCAACGCCGGGTTCGAGGTGCTGGGCGACCACATCGCCAAGGCCACGGACATCCCGTTCCCGGAGTATCTGCGCCAGGCGGTGCTGCAGCCGCTCGGCATGGTCGCCACCGACCTGCCGGGCTCGCCCGCCAAGGACGGCGTCTCGACCGTGGACGACCTGGTGCGTTTCGCGGCGGAGCTGCAGGCCCCGCGGCTGCTGGCGGCCGGGACGCTGGCCGGGGCCACCTCCGTGGTGCACCCGGGTCTCACGGGTGTGCTGCCCGGCTACGGACATCAGCGGCCCAATGACTGGGGGCTCGGGTTCGAGATACGCGACGGCAAGTCGCCGCATTGGACCGGCGCCTCCTCCTCGCCCCGCACCTTCGGGCATTTCGGCCAGTCCGGGACGTTCCTCTGGGTGGATCCGGACGCGGGCGCCGCCTGTGTGGCCCTGACCGACCGGGCCTTCGGCCCGTGGGCGATCGAGGCCTGGCCCACGTTCACCGACGCGGTCCTGGCCGAGCTGGGATAG